The following proteins come from a genomic window of Rutidosis leptorrhynchoides isolate AG116_Rl617_1_P2 chromosome 10, CSIRO_AGI_Rlap_v1, whole genome shotgun sequence:
- the LOC139873155 gene encoding fatty acid elongase 3-like — protein MANLITTLSNHLVHHPTITNFHWLPPQTWGSTPLFLTLTIFTYLTLTITLNHTPLPTPNPSLLRFISTVHNLILFLLSLIMAVGCSLSTFSQMPNHRWIFCFPPNHTPPRGPVFFWSYIFYLSKLLEFIDTFLIIVSGSKRRLSFLHVYHHSVVVVMCYIWLSTSQSLMPVALVTNASVHVLMYGYYLLSGLGFRPAWKMLVTNCQIVQFVFSFLVSGLMLYYHFTTSFGCSGFLGWCFNAVFNASLLALFINFHFKNYAQKKKKL, from the coding sequence ATGGCTAACCTCATCACCACCCTATCCAACCACCTAGTCCACCACCCAACCATCACCAACTTCCACTGGCTCCCACCCCAAACCTGGGGTTCAACCCCTCTCTTCCTAACCTTAACCATCTTCACTTACCTAACCCTAACCATCACCCTTAACCACACCCCACTCCCCACCCCTAACCCATCTCTCCTTCGTTTCATCTCCACCGTCCATAACCTCATCCTTTTCCTCCTCTCCCTCATCATGGCCGTTGGATGTTCCCTTTCCACCTTCTCCCAAATGCCTAACCACCGTTGGATCTTCTGCTTCCCACCCAACCACACCCCTCCACGTGGCCCTGTCTTCTTCTGGTCCTACATTTTCTACCTTTCTAAATTACTCGAATTCATCGACACTTTTTTGATCATTGTAAGTGGTAGTAAACGACGGCTGTCATTCCTCCACGTGTACCATCattctgttgttgttgttatgtgtTACATTTGGCTTTCGACTTCTCAGTCGTTGATGCCCGTTGCGCTTGTAACTAACGCATCGGTTCATGTTTTGATGTACGGGTACTACTTGTTGTCCGGGTTAGGGTTTCGACCCGCGTGGAAAATGTTGGTTACGAATTGCCAAATCGTGCAGTTTGTGTTTAGTTTTTTGGTTTCCGGTTTGATGTTGTATTATCATTTTACGACGTCGTTTGGTTGTTCTGGTTTCTTAGGTTGGTGTTTTAATGCTGTTTTTAACGCCTCGCTTTTGGCGCTTTTCATTAACTTTCATTTCAAGAATTACGCCCAAAAGAAGAAAAAATTGTGA